The sequence below is a genomic window from Romeriopsis navalis LEGE 11480.
CACCCGCAATACCTCTTTCAAGATTTGATCGAGATAGAGCATCTGCTTTAAGGTTTCCAAATTCAACGGCTGATCAGCCAAATCCTGCTGCTCCTGGCGGGCTCGCGCCAGTACTTGCGGGTGTTGGGCCAATAATAAACACAATGCCGACAATGCGGAAGTCAACGTCTCATGCCCCGCAAACAGTAGCACTAGTATTTGATCTTTGAGTTCTTCCAAACTCAAGCCCTCACCATCGTCATCCCGCGCCGACAGCATCAAATCCAATGCATCATTTTTTGCTACGGGCGTTGCCTGGGCTTGTCGATCCCGAATCAGTTGCTCAATCTCCACCAGCAATTTCTCGCGGCTCCGAAATGCCTTACCAAAAGCCGTCCAAGGCAAATTTAGCGGAATACTAAACAGCCCCGTTGACCAATCCTCGTAGTAGTGGCCCAATGGCATTGCCGCGCCATCATCCAGACCAATCAGCAGCTTGCAAGCAATATCGAGGGTATAGTCTCGCAGTTCTGGATACCAGGTTAAGGTTTCTTGCTGTACCCAACGATCGAGATAGCGATCGCTAATCACATTCATTGCTTCGACGTAGCCCGCTAGTGCCCTGGGTTGAAAGGCCTGAGCTAAGATTTTGCGGCGACTCACATGGGTATGTCCGGATTGCAATGCCAGGGACAGCGGCCCCAATAACTGCTCCACACTCGGTGGCCACGATATTTGGAAATACTTGGTCTCATTGGTCAGGATAAAGCGATTACCATCGGCTCCTTGCAAAAACACTGTTGTTTGACCAAATAAATTGGTCTTAAATACGGGGCCATAACGTTCATGGCGTTTGATGGCAAATTCACGATCGGTGAAGAAGGCGATCGTCTCACCAATTACAGGCAGACCCAATTTTCCTGGTGGTAATGATTGAACCATGATGTTATTTCGTTGAAATTTAGGATGGCCAGGGGATAGGCATGATCATATCCCGCTGAAATTTAGGATGGGCAAGGGAGCCGCGACCCAACATGTTGCGTACGGGCGCGCCGCCCGCGCCCCGCCGCACATCTAACCCGCAACCGATCGATACATCGCAACCAACTTTGCGACGACCTGCTCGATTGTCATCCCATCCGTCACGACTTCGACCGCATCGGATGCTTTGCGTAACGGAGCAATCAATCGGTTACTATCCTTGGCATCACGCTCAGCAATCGACTGCTCTAAAGCGGCTAAATCTTCTGCGGGTTGCCCCATGCGTTCTAGATCCTTCTGTCGCCGCCGGGCACGTTCCGCTGGCGTGGCGGTGAGGAAAATTTTCAGCTCGGCATCGGGAAAGACATGGGTACCAATATCACGACCTTCGAGAATCACGCCGCCGCGGGCCGCCGCTTCCTGCTGCTGACGGACGAGCACCTGCCGCACTGCTCCCTGCGCCGCGATCGCGGAGACATTCGCCGTTACTTCTGGGGTGCGAATCGCTTGCGTCACATCTTGGTCATTCACCTTGACATAGGTTTCCGTCACCTCGATCGTCGCTTGGTTCGCCAACTCCGCAATGCCGGGTTCATCGGTAAGACGGACATCGCTATTCATCACAAGCCAGGTAATCGATCGATACATCGCCCCGGTATCCAGATAGAACAGCCCTAACTGCTGCGCCACCATTTTGGTCACACTGGACTTCCCGGCGCCAGCGGGGCCATCGATCGCCACGATCGGTTTCCGTGTACGCAGCAAAACGTTATCAATCAACCGCGTTTTACCCAGACGTGCGGCGACTGCTAGCAATCCAGTTTTTGATACTTCTGACAATGGGGTTAGTGTTTCGGAATCAACTAACTCAACATATTCCAAGACAATTTTAGGTGCCGTCGCAAGTTGCGATTCCACTTGCCCAATCAACTTACGAGATTGACGTTCCCCTTGGCGGAAGAGTTGCTCAGCGGCAGACAAACCGGCGTAAATTTGGGGCGCTTGGGCTTTTTCGGCATCGCTGAGGTATTGATTCCGGGAACTCAGGGCCAGGCCACTGGATTCGCGGACAATCGGACAGGGCACGAGCGTTGTATTGATATTCAAATCCTGCACCACCCGCTGCAAAATCGCCAATTGCTGTGCATCTTTTTGGCCAAAATAGGCGCGGGTCGGTTGCACAATATTCAGCAGCTTCGTAACGATCGTCGCTACCCCATCAAAATGCCCGGGCCGACTCGCGCCGCATAATCCCGATTGCATGGATGCAGGCGGCATGACTTGGGTGGGCGATGGGGCTAGTACACCGAGATCGTCTGGCGCGGGTGTAAAGATGACATCAACGCCAATTTGCTCACAGAGGGCACGATCGGCGGCCAAAGTGCGTGGATATTGGTCAAAATCTTCATTCGGACCAAACTGCAAAGGATTCACGAAAATACTCACCACCACCCAGGAATTTTCCTGCTTGGCGCGTTCGATCAAACTGCGATGGCCCGCGTGGAGTGCACCCATTGTCGGCACAAAGCCAATATCCCCGCCGTTGATCCGACATTGTTCTAAAAAGCAGCGCAGGGCAGCAGTTGCAGTAAATTGGCGCA
It includes:
- a CDS encoding cytochrome P450; amino-acid sequence: MVQSLPPGKLGLPVIGETIAFFTDREFAIKRHERYGPVFKTNLFGQTTVFLQGADGNRFILTNETKYFQISWPPSVEQLLGPLSLALQSGHTHVSRRKILAQAFQPRALAGYVEAMNVISDRYLDRWVQQETLTWYPELRDYTLDIACKLLIGLDDGAAMPLGHYYEDWSTGLFSIPLNLPWTAFGKAFRSREKLLVEIEQLIRDRQAQATPVAKNDALDLMLSARDDDGEGLSLEELKDQILVLLFAGHETLTSALSALCLLLAQHPQVLARARQEQQDLADQPLNLETLKQMLYLDQILKEVLRVIPPVGGGFRSVIQDCEYQGYQIQKGWQSLYQINATHLDPTLYPNPQEFDPDRFDADRAEDKQKPFAHVPFGGGLRECIGKEFARLEIKLFAARLLREYQWELLPDQDLDLVVIPTPKPKDGLKVRFSKLQ
- a CDS encoding bifunctional pantoate--beta-alanine ligase/(d)CMP kinase, which gives rise to MRQFTATAALRCFLEQCRINGGDIGFVPTMGALHAGHRSLIERAKQENSWVVVSIFVNPLQFGPNEDFDQYPRTLAADRALCEQIGVDVIFTPAPDDLGVLAPSPTQVMPPASMQSGLCGASRPGHFDGVATIVTKLLNIVQPTRAYFGQKDAQQLAILQRVVQDLNINTTLVPCPIVRESSGLALSSRNQYLSDAEKAQAPQIYAGLSAAEQLFRQGERQSRKLIGQVESQLATAPKIVLEYVELVDSETLTPLSEVSKTGLLAVAARLGKTRLIDNVLLRTRKPIVAIDGPAGAGKSSVTKMVAQQLGLFYLDTGAMYRSITWLVMNSDVRLTDEPGIAELANQATIEVTETYVKVNDQDVTQAIRTPEVTANVSAIAAQGAVRQVLVRQQQEAAARGGVILEGRDIGTHVFPDAELKIFLTATPAERARRRQKDLERMGQPAEDLAALEQSIAERDAKDSNRLIAPLRKASDAVEVVTDGMTIEQVVAKLVAMYRSVAG